From the genome of Flavobacterium ovatum, one region includes:
- the rpsI gene encoding 30S ribosomal protein S9 — protein sequence MGVIHKIGRRKTAVARVYVSEGTGVITVNKKEFATYFPTATLQYKVLQPLSMTENAANFDVKVNVYGGGSTGQAEAVRMALARVMCEVNAENRGILKPEGLLTRDPRMVERKKFGQKKARKKFQFSKR from the coding sequence ATGGGAGTTATTCACAAAATCGGTAGAAGAAAAACCGCTGTTGCACGTGTTTATGTTTCGGAAGGAACAGGAGTAATCACTGTAAACAAAAAAGAATTCGCAACTTACTTCCCAACAGCTACTTTACAGTACAAAGTTTTGCAACCATTATCTATGACAGAAAATGCAGCTAACTTTGACGTAAAAGTAAATGTTTACGGAGGTGGTTCAACTGGTCAAGCAGAAGCTGTAAGAATGGCATTAGCACGTGTTATGTGTGAAGTTAATGCTGAAAACAGAGGCATATTGAAACCAGAAGGTTTATTAACAAGAGATCCAAGAATGGTTGAACGTAAGAAATTCGGTCAGAAGAAAGCTCGTAAGAAATTCCAGTTCTCTAAACGTTAA
- the rpsB gene encoding 30S ribosomal protein S2 has protein sequence MSNKVEVKDLLEAGVHFGHMTRKWDPNMAPYIYMERNGIHIINLYKTAAKIEEASEAMKKIAASGRKILFVATKKQAKDIVAEKAKAANMPYITERWPGGMLTNFVTIRKAVKKMATIDKMKKDGTFMTLSKKERLQVDRLRAKLEKNLGSIADMSRLPAALFVVDIKAEHIAIKEAQKLNIPVFAMVDTNSDPREVDYVIPSNDDASKSIDKILSLVTAAVTEGLSERGSEKEGEAADKPAAAPAAKAVATEAAPVAETVAPAAPEADAPATETKE, from the coding sequence ATGTCAAACAAAGTAGAAGTAAAAGACTTACTAGAAGCAGGTGTTCATTTTGGACACATGACTAGAAAATGGGATCCAAATATGGCTCCTTACATTTATATGGAACGTAATGGTATTCACATTATCAATCTATATAAAACTGCAGCAAAAATCGAAGAAGCTAGTGAAGCTATGAAAAAGATTGCTGCATCAGGTAGAAAAATATTATTTGTTGCTACCAAAAAACAAGCAAAAGACATCGTTGCCGAAAAAGCAAAAGCTGCAAACATGCCTTACATCACTGAAAGATGGCCTGGTGGAATGCTAACTAACTTCGTAACTATCCGTAAAGCCGTTAAAAAAATGGCTACTATTGATAAAATGAAGAAAGATGGTACTTTCATGACCCTTTCTAAGAAAGAGCGTTTACAAGTTGATCGTCTTCGTGCTAAATTAGAGAAAAATTTAGGTTCAATCGCTGATATGTCTAGATTACCTGCTGCATTATTCGTAGTAGATATCAAAGCGGAACACATCGCAATAAAAGAAGCTCAAAAATTAAACATTCCAGTTTTTGCAATGGTTGATACAAACTCTGACCCACGTGAGGTAGATTATGTTATTCCATCTAATGATGATGCTTCTAAATCAATTGACAAAATTTTATCTTTAGTAACTGCTGCAGTTACAGAAGGACTTTCTGAAAGAGGTTCTGAAAAAGAAGGTGAAGCTGCTGACAAACCAGCTGCTGCTCCTGCTGCTAAAGCTGTTGCAACTGAAGCTGCTCCAGTAGCTGAAACTGTTGCACCTGCTGCACCAGAAGCTGATGCACCTGCAACTGAAACTAAAGAATAA
- a CDS encoding LacI family DNA-binding transcriptional regulator: MKVKATLKQIAKELNVSVSTVSKALNNSPEISELTKVKIKEYAKLKNYKPNVIGLNLKNRKTKTIGVIIPNILNSFYAKVFSGIEKVADKQGYNVITCISNESIVKEVNTLEMLSNGTIDGFILSVSEEAQKLQDYSHFSNIINEGTPIVMFDRIADEIECDKVIVDDFDSGRNVTQRLIKQGCKNIALISSIENLSVGKLRSEGYLKALIDNGIPINENIILRTDCEEDMKSKIEGIFNNNTIDAVFALDENDSVAALRVAIKNGYNIPEDLSIVGFADGILASRRLSPSLSTVSQHGVEIGEVAAKLLIDRLENEDEIEPPYETIIIKTKLKERESSRSKKKKK; the protein is encoded by the coding sequence ATGAAAGTAAAAGCAACTCTTAAGCAAATTGCAAAAGAACTTAATGTATCTGTTTCAACCGTTTCTAAGGCTCTTAATAATAGTCCAGAGATAAGTGAATTGACTAAAGTTAAAATTAAGGAGTATGCAAAACTTAAAAATTATAAACCCAATGTTATTGGGCTGAACCTTAAGAATAGGAAAACTAAAACCATTGGGGTGATTATACCTAATATATTGAATTCTTTTTACGCCAAGGTTTTTAGTGGTATCGAGAAAGTGGCCGATAAGCAAGGGTATAATGTGATTACGTGTATTTCGAATGAGTCGATTGTAAAGGAAGTGAACACTTTGGAGATGTTGAGTAATGGAACAATTGATGGATTTATTTTGTCGGTTTCTGAGGAGGCTCAAAAATTACAGGATTACTCCCATTTTTCAAATATCATTAATGAGGGTACTCCAATAGTAATGTTTGATCGAATTGCAGATGAAATAGAGTGCGACAAAGTGATTGTAGACGATTTTGATTCAGGACGTAATGTTACGCAACGATTGATTAAACAGGGATGTAAAAATATTGCTTTGATTTCATCTATTGAAAATTTAAGTGTTGGAAAATTAAGAAGTGAAGGTTATTTGAAGGCTTTGATTGATAATGGAATTCCTATAAATGAAAATATTATCCTTAGAACGGATTGTGAAGAGGATATGAAGTCTAAAATAGAAGGGATTTTTAATAACAATACGATTGATGCTGTTTTTGCTCTGGATGAAAACGATTCGGTTGCGGCTTTGAGAGTCGCAATCAAAAATGGTTATAATATCCCGGAGGATTTGTCTATTGTGGGTTTTGCTGATGGAATTCTAGCTTCTAGAAGATTGTCTCCGAGTTTGAGCACCGTAAGTCAACATGGAGTTGAAATTGGCGAAGTAGCTGCGAAACTATTAATTGACCGATTAGAAAATGAAGATGAAATCGAGCCACCCTACGAAACTATTATCATCAAGACTAAACTGAAAGAAAGAGAATCTTCTCGTTCTAAAAAGAAGAAAAAATAA
- a CDS encoding DUF2490 domain-containing protein — protein sequence MRKLKKNLSLSLLIAVTSFSWAQTNTKVDQTNVWMSYNGNHKLTEKWGLHTEYQMRRNQGFKNPMQSMFRFGLDYNVSKDVMVTAGWAHIETAAYGEFAEAIPSRFNDHKFNEHRIWEQLVINHNNSGRFSFDSRFRLEQRWTQSFKNFGTSLSSDYLRYDDPEEGYWKLRHRARYRFRVQVPLTSAQMEDNTLFLAVADEIFVNIGERVAANVFDQNRLSAALGWRFTKDSNIQVGYLNQFSEKGDGISRENNHTITVGYTHNLDFTKI from the coding sequence TTGAGAAAATTAAAAAAAAACCTTAGCCTAAGCCTTTTAATTGCAGTCACTTCCTTTTCGTGGGCACAAACCAACACAAAAGTAGACCAAACGAATGTCTGGATGAGCTACAACGGAAACCATAAACTGACCGAAAAATGGGGACTCCACACAGAATACCAAATGCGTAGAAATCAAGGATTTAAAAACCCAATGCAAAGCATGTTCCGATTTGGGCTTGACTATAATGTCAGCAAGGATGTGATGGTGACTGCTGGTTGGGCACATATAGAAACGGCAGCTTATGGAGAATTTGCAGAAGCAATACCCTCAAGATTCAATGATCATAAATTTAACGAACATCGTATTTGGGAACAATTAGTTATCAATCACAACAACAGTGGTCGCTTCTCTTTTGATAGCCGTTTTAGACTAGAACAAAGATGGACACAGTCGTTTAAAAATTTTGGAACTAGTTTATCCTCTGATTATTTGAGATACGATGACCCAGAAGAAGGCTACTGGAAACTAAGACATAGAGCAAGATACCGTTTTAGAGTACAAGTTCCTTTAACAAGTGCTCAAATGGAAGACAACACCTTATTTCTAGCTGTTGCTGACGAAATTTTCGTCAATATTGGCGAACGCGTAGCCGCAAACGTCTTTGACCAAAACCGATTATCAGCAGCTTTGGGATGGCGTTTTACCAAAGATTCCAATATTCAAGTTGGCTATCTAAATCAATTCTCCGAAAAAGGAGACGGAATTAGCCGAGAAAATAACCACACCATAACAGTCGGTTATACACATAATTTAGATTTTACAAAAATCTAA
- a CDS encoding DNA-3-methyladenine glycosylase I: MEDKIRCAWCLSSDLYKEYHDNEWGKPVYDDATLFEFLILETFQAGLSWITILNKRENFRKAFDNFDYTKIAHYNDDKILDLLQDAGIIRNKLKIYSAVTNAQAFIKIQEEFGSFSKYIWNFADGKPIINNPPSLKEVPATTLLSDTISKDLKKRGFKFVGSTVIYAHMQATGMVNDHLASCWTRN; this comes from the coding sequence ATGGAAGACAAAATAAGATGCGCTTGGTGTTTATCCTCTGACCTATATAAAGAATATCACGACAACGAATGGGGGAAACCCGTTTACGATGACGCCACTTTATTCGAATTCCTCATCCTCGAAACCTTTCAAGCAGGACTCAGTTGGATTACCATACTCAACAAAAGAGAAAATTTCCGTAAAGCTTTTGACAATTTCGATTATACAAAAATTGCCCACTACAATGATGATAAAATATTAGATTTATTACAAGACGCTGGAATCATTCGCAATAAACTAAAAATCTATTCAGCTGTCACCAATGCACAAGCTTTTATCAAAATCCAAGAAGAATTCGGAAGTTTCTCAAAATATATTTGGAATTTTGCAGACGGAAAACCCATTATAAACAATCCACCATCTCTAAAAGAAGTTCCTGCCACTACTCTACTTTCTGATACAATCAGTAAAGATTTAAAAAAACGAGGCTTCAAATTCGTAGGTTCTACTGTCATTTATGCCCACATGCAAGCAACTGGAATGGTCAATGATCACTTGGCTAGTTGCTGGACAAGAAATTAG
- the rplM gene encoding 50S ribosomal protein L13, with product MNALSYKTISTTKANSVKEWIVVDADGHNLGRLASKVAMILRGKYKPSYSPHVDCGDNVIVINSEKINLTGKKMDDKIYMRHTGYPGGQRTLTAKVLQAKNPATLVEKAIKGMLPKNKLGAELFRNLNVVVGTEHKQGAQKPRTVNLNDLK from the coding sequence GTGAACGCATTAAGCTACAAGACAATTTCTACAACAAAAGCAAACTCTGTAAAAGAGTGGATCGTTGTAGATGCAGATGGTCATAACTTAGGTCGTCTTGCTTCAAAAGTCGCTATGATTTTGAGAGGTAAGTACAAGCCAAGTTACTCACCACACGTTGACTGTGGAGATAACGTAATCGTTATCAACTCAGAAAAAATCAACCTTACAGGTAAAAAAATGGATGACAAAATTTACATGCGTCATACAGGTTACCCAGGAGGACAAAGAACTTTAACTGCTAAAGTATTGCAAGCAAAAAACCCTGCAACCTTAGTAGAAAAAGCAATAAAAGGAATGTTACCTAAGAACAAATTAGGAGCTGAACTTTTTAGAAATCTAAATGTAGTTGTTGGAACTGAGCACAAACAAGGAGCTCAAAAACCAAGAACTGTTAACCTAAACGATCTTAAGTAA
- the tsf gene encoding translation elongation factor Ts gives MATITAADVNKLRTATGAGMMDCKKALVEADGDFDLAIENLRKKGQKVAANRSDRESTEGAAIAIVNADKTAGVVITLNCETDFVGMNESFVTMATELANLALNFDTLEAFLAAEYKGITVAEKLIEQTGVIGEKLEIRTFEKLEGAFVGSYIHSGNKIATLVALSAAPAGADEVSRNVAMQAAAMSPIALNEAGVDAATIEKEIEIAKDLLRQEGKPEAMLDNIAKGKLARFFKDNTLVNQDYIKDNKLSVAAYVKSLDKDLIVTGFKRAALG, from the coding sequence ATGGCAACAATAACTGCTGCAGACGTAAATAAATTAAGAACAGCTACTGGCGCAGGAATGATGGACTGCAAAAAAGCATTAGTTGAAGCGGACGGAGATTTTGATTTAGCGATCGAAAACCTACGTAAAAAAGGACAAAAAGTAGCGGCTAACCGTTCTGATAGAGAATCTACAGAAGGAGCTGCAATTGCTATTGTTAACGCTGATAAAACTGCTGGGGTTGTAATCACATTAAACTGTGAGACTGACTTCGTAGGGATGAACGAAAGTTTTGTAACTATGGCGACTGAATTGGCTAATCTAGCATTGAACTTTGACACTCTAGAAGCTTTCTTAGCGGCTGAGTACAAAGGAATCACTGTTGCTGAAAAGTTAATTGAACAAACAGGTGTTATCGGAGAAAAATTAGAAATCAGAACTTTTGAGAAATTAGAAGGTGCTTTCGTTGGATCTTATATCCACTCTGGAAACAAAATCGCTACTTTGGTAGCTTTATCTGCTGCTCCTGCTGGTGCTGACGAAGTTTCTAGAAATGTTGCTATGCAAGCTGCTGCAATGTCTCCTATCGCTTTGAACGAAGCTGGTGTTGACGCTGCAACTATCGAAAAAGAAATCGAAATCGCTAAAGACTTACTACGTCAAGAAGGTAAACCAGAAGCTATGTTAGACAATATTGCTAAAGGTAAATTGGCTCGTTTCTTTAAAGACAATACTTTAGTTAACCAAGATTACATCAAAGACAACAAATTAAGCGTTGCTGCTTATGTTAAATCTTTAGACAAAGATCTTATCGTTACTGGATTCAAAAGAGCTGCTTTAGGTTAA
- the thiS gene encoding sulfur carrier protein ThiS, which produces MELKINNQIKQFTADALSIQALLDLEIPQKQNGIAVAINSNVIPKSNWDHHHLSETDDILIISATQGG; this is translated from the coding sequence ATGGAACTAAAAATCAACAACCAGATTAAGCAATTTACCGCAGATGCACTGAGTATTCAAGCACTGCTCGACCTTGAAATTCCCCAAAAACAAAATGGCATTGCTGTCGCCATAAACAGCAACGTAATCCCAAAATCCAATTGGGACCACCATCACCTATCCGAAACTGACGATATTCTTATAATCTCAGCCACTCAAGGCGGCTAA